A part of Helicoverpa zea isolate HzStark_Cry1AcR chromosome 17, ilHelZeax1.1, whole genome shotgun sequence genomic DNA contains:
- the LOC124637929 gene encoding uncharacterized protein LOC124637929, translating into MADIEQSAVKRKRRAFLSTEKAMILNMYHAMRNADSSASKGDILKAVASSLGVHWASVHRIVKEKNDSGELKSPKKLKQRLSIVDTIDNFTKCAIRNIVHNFFAQNEIPTLDKILKKISDDGTLGVIKRTTLHKILKKIGFKFCKRSRNSLLLDRDDIFFWRRNYLRAIKNARNNHQKIYYLDETWVNEGHTTSKAWVDTTVKSRRDAFINGLTTGLKTPSGKGKRLLITHIGSEDGFVEGGLNMFESKKQGDYHKEMNAEEFENWFREVLNMLDDNSVIVMDNASYHSRKIERIPTAKSKKQDICNWLREKNISCNAEMLKRELLNIVKNHRQRYDACIIDEMAKSQNKTVLRLPPYHCELNPIELVWAQVKGNVASHMKTHKMAELKIVLKESIQYIDAEKWKKCIKHVKEIVEPKMDAMDRNVEAMTERFIINVGNDSSDSTESDDDDDML; encoded by the exons ATGGCGGATATCGAACAATCTGCTGTTAAAAGAAAACGGCGGGCTTTTTTGTCTACCGAGAAGGCtatgattttaaatatgtacCACGCAATGAGAAATGCAGACTCTTCGGCCTCCAAGGGTGACATTCTGAAAGCAGTTGCATCTTCTTTAGGTGTTCACTGGGCTTCTGTTCATAGAATTGTAAAAGAGAAGAATGATAGTGGCGAGCTAAAATCTCCGAAGAAATTGAAGCAACGTTTGTCAATTGTTGATACGATTGATAACTTTACAAAATGTGCCATCAGAAATATAGTCCACAATTTCTTCGCGCAGAATGAAATACCtactcttgataagattttaaagaaaatcagtgATGATGGCACTTTGGGCGTTATAAAGAGAACGAcgctacataaaatattgaaaaaaattggttttaaatttTGTAAGAGAAGCAGAAACAGCTTATTGCTGGATCGCGATGACATATTCTTTTGGAGAAGAAATTATCTGCGAGCTATCAAAAATGCACGAAATAATCATCAAAAAATCTACTATTTAGATGAAACTTGGGTGAATGAAGGTCACACTACCTCAAAAGCTTGGGTCGATACCACAGTGAAAAGCAGGCGAGACGCTTTTATTAATGGACTAACAACTGGCTTGAAAACACCTTCag GAAAAGGCAAAAGACTACTTATTACTCATATTGGGAGTGAGGATGGATTCGTCGAAGGTGGTCTAAATATGTTTGAGTCGAAGAAACAAGGCGATTATCACAAGGAGATGAATGCCGAAGAATTTGAAAATTGGTTTAGAGAAGTTTTAAATATGCTGGACGATAATTCTGTGATAGTCATGGATAACGCTTCCTATCACTCTAGGAAAATAGAGCGAATCCCAACGGCCAAATCTAAAAAACAGGATATATGTAATTGGTTAcgcgaaaaaaatattagctgtAACGCTGAAATGTTGAAACGTGAATTattaaacattgttaaaaaCCATAGACAGCGATACGACGCTTGTATTATAGACGAAATGGCAAagtcacaaaacaaaactgtacTGAGACTGCCACCGTATCATTGCGAATTAAATCCAATTGAGCTAGTGTGGGCTCAAGTTAAAGGAAATGTAGCTTCACACATGAAAACACACAAAATGGcagaattaaaaattgtattaaaggaATCCATTCAATATATTGACGCAGAGAAATggaaaaaatgtataaagcaTGTCAAAGAAATAGTTGAGCCCAAAATGGATGCCATGGACAGAAATGTGGAAGCAATGACTGAAAGATTCATAATAAATGTAGGAAACGACAGTAGCGATAGTACGgagagtgatgatgatgatgatatgttatga
- the LOC124638327 gene encoding NADH dehydrogenase [ubiquinone] iron-sulfur protein 3, mitochondrial, with translation MSFLLKRTVGASSSIGRNILKNLRSPVVVRIATKADQAAPPAETRPTVAKVNPLQKSHLVDFGKYVAECLPKYVQKVQLTAGNELEVLIPPEGVIPVLQFLKDNHSAQFTNLVDIAGMDVPNRPHRFEIIYNLLSLRYNARIRVKTYTDELTPVDSANDVFKAANWYEREIWDMYGVFFANHPDLRRILTDYGFEGHPFRKDFPLSGYVEVRYDDEQKRVVVEPLELAQEFRRFELSAPWEQFPNFRSNPASEEVVNPAEETPKQ, from the coding sequence atGTCGTTTCTACTGAAACGCACCGTTGGGGCTAGCAGTAGTATAGGACGAAATATTCTGAAGAATTTAAGAAGCCCAGTTGTCGTACGCATCGCTACAAAAGCTGATCAAGCTGCTCCTCCAGCAGAGACAAGACCGACTGTAGCCAAAGTAAACCCTCTTCAGAAAAGTCATTTAGTAGATTTTGGAAAATATGTTGCTGAATGTTTGCCAAAATACGTACAGAAAGTGCAACTAACGGCAGGCAATGAATTGGAAGTTCTTATTCCTCCAGAAGGTGTCATTCCAGTGTTGCAATTCCTAAAAGACAATCACAGCGCCCAATTCACAAACCTCGTGGATATAGCCGGCATGGACGTACCTAATAGACCCCACAGGTTCGAGATTATATACAACTTGCTCTCGCTGCGCTATAACGCCAGGATCAGGGTCAAGACATACACTGACGAATTAACCCCTGTTGACTCCGCCAATGATGTATTTAAAGCTGCTAATTGGTACGAGAGAGAAATCTGGGATATGTACGGCGTATTCTTTGCGAACCATCCTGATTTGCGAAGAATTTTAACTGATTATGGTTTTGAAGGACATCCCTTCAGGAAAGATTTTCCACTCAGCGGCTATGTGGAGGTGCGCTATGATGATGAACAGAAGCGTGTGGTTGTGGAGCCACTAGAGCTGGCACAAGAGTTCCGCCGCTTTGAGTTGAGTGCTCCATGGGAACAGTTCCCAAACTTCCGCAGCAACCCCGCTTCAGAAGAAGTTGTCAATCCAGCAGAAGAAACACCAAAACAATAA
- the LOC124638175 gene encoding uncharacterized protein LOC124638175, whose amino-acid sequence MDDDLKELKSLLRSLVVSSPTQMDVRTLMRDFRNMVGSPMPLAKYGHRDPVAFLKEHFDDCFVMTGPSSNPVLTLIVPDTLKHIDQFVQRQKVPSTAKFKSKRRSIPESAVNKQNLIFETFVKDTLPVLKESEQSEVKAPDIVADASHNTENAVNHQVTSTDVKNFLKKRLPLYNSLHNLEEPSSEREVTISLCQDDDSGKHTSSSSSSTKALQLEELKSDIMELIRAAPRGVWCTDLIRLYRERFNREINFIRFGYTSVISLVYTLGAGVVITRPDATGDWHLAPRGAGPPPPAPPAPRRRPARASPPPDPDDALPGIDYDADVFPADCLHFTESIPAQELSDVLPGAMVEVMVGEVYSPSHFWLIRLGDQYHIAMENMMDEMTEYYNGSGRSRTLARGAVRVGHYCSALFLRDWHRALIVRVLDSDTVKVRYVDYGTVGAVAWRALRPLRREWARLPAQALRARLAGLRPCAAGRRWPPSAAAAFLRLVRDTPLVANIVAVDTEEAIIETLLIETSTAVDRNLSTELIRAGHADERPDSALWTAECYLNPRFEALESGATPNLEEIHAYLRDGIVLDYVAAYREHVPACLPPEPAPAPSDSPASDHPPDLPARIPLWLPTTPDACLPSPSSPTELSSPQVTSQRPLSPPAAPLALSPKVSEPCEAKAHSAINVQLDIHKQPNVNIPPDDNPQTECRRQSVVHPQPAAPCPPPGVVAPAWPGPYPPPGVVAPAWSSPYAPPGVVAPAWPGPYAPPAWPGPYAPPGAVALSPAECDTYRRLVHVNPEAAHWYMAGALGRAMGPAMGPALGGPPHFPSPPPFGSVRAPPGFNI is encoded by the exons ATGGATGACGACTTGAAAGAGTTGAAGTCGTTGTTGCGCTCGCTGGTGGTGTCGAGCCCGACTCAGATGGACGTCCGCACCTTGATGCGGGACTTCCGCAACATGGTGGGGTCGCCCATGCCGCTCGCCAAGTATGGCCACAGAGACCCCGTGGCTTTCCTGAAAGAGCACTTCGATGATTGTTTCGTG ATGACGGGGCCATCGTCTAACCCAGTACTTACTCTGATTGTACCAGACACATTAAAACACATTGATCAGTTTGTACAGAGACAGAAAGTACCTTCTACTGCTAAATT CAAATCAAAGAGAAGAAGCATTCCAGAATCTGCAGTGAATAAACAAAATCTCATTTTCGAGACATTTGTCAAAGACACACTACCTGTCCTTAAAGAATCGGAACAATCAGAGGTGAAAGCTCCTGATATTGTTGCTGATGCCAGCCACAACACAGAGAATGCTGTCAATCATCAAGTCACCAGCACAGATGTCAAGAACTTCCTCAAGAAACGCCTTCCACTTTACAATAGTCTACATAATTTAGAAGAGCCATCTTCAGAGAGAGAAGTAACAATATCTCTGTGTCAAGATGATGATTCGGGAAAACATACATCATCCA GCAGCAGCAGCACAAAGGCTCTACAGCTAGAGGAGCTGAAGTCGGATATCATGGAGCTGATCCGAGCAGCCCCGCGCGGCGTGTGGTGCACCGACCTGATACGTCTCTACAG GGAACGCTTCAACCGCGAAATAAACTTCATACGGTTCGGTTACACGAGCGTGATCAGCCTGGTGTACACGCTGGGGGCGGGCGTGGTGATCACGCGGCCCGACGCCACGGGCGACTGGCACCTGGCGCCGCGCGGCGCggggccgccgccgcccgcgccgcccgcgccgcgccgccgccccgcgCGCGCCTCGCCGCCGCCCGACCCCGACGACGCGCTGCCCGGCATCGACTAT GACGCGGACGTGTTCCCGGCGGACTGCCTGCACTTCACGGAGAGCATCCCGGCGCAGGAGCTGAGCGACGTGCTCCCCGGCGCCATGGTGGAGGTCATGGTGGGCGAGGTGTACTCGCCCTCGCACTTCTGGCTCATCCGCCTCGGCGACCAGTACCACATCGCCATGGAGAACATGATGGACGAGATGAC GGAGTACTACAACGGGTCGGGCCGCTCGCGCACGCTGGCGCGCGGCGCCGTGCGCGTGGGGCACTACTGCAGCGCGCTGTTCCTGCGCGACTGGCACCGCGCGCTCATCGTGCGCGTGCTGGACAGCGACACGGTGAAGGTGCGCTACGTGGACTACGGCACGGTGGGCGCGGTGGCGTGGCGCGCGCTGCGGCCGCTGCGGCGCGAGTGGGCGCGGCTGCCGGCGCAGGCGCTGCGCGCGCGGCTGGCGGGGCTGCGCCCGTGCGCGGCGGGGCGGCGCTGGCCGCCGTCGGCCGCCGCCGCCTTCCTGCGCCTGGTGCGCGACACGCCGCTCGTCGCCAACATCGTCGCCGTCGACACCGAG GAGGCCATAATCGAGACCCTGTTAATCGAAACGTCGACTGCGGTGGACCGCAACCTGAGCACCGAGCTGATCCGCGCCGGACACGCGGACGAGCGGCCCGACTCCGCGCTGTGG ACGGCGGAGTGCTACCTGAACCCGAGGTTCGAGGCGCTCGAGAGCGGCGCCACGCCCAACCTGGAGGAGATACACGCGTACCTGCGCGACGGCATCGTGCTCGACTACGTGGCCGCGTACCGAGAGCACGTGCCCGCCTGCCTGCCGCCCGAGCCCGCGCCCGCTCCCTCCGACTCCCCCGCCAGCGACCACCCACCCGACCTGCCCGCGAGGATCCCCCTGTGGTTGCCTACTACGCCCGATGCCTGCCTTCCTTCGCCTTCGTCGCCAACTGAGCTCTCCTCACCCCAGGTCACGTCTCAGAGACCTCTATCTCCGCCGGCCGCCCCTCTCGCCTTGTCGCCCAAAGTCTCAGAGCCTTGCGAGGCAAAGGCGCATTCAGCCATTAACGTTCAACTAGACATACACAAACAACCGAATGTGAATATTCCGCCGGATGACAACCCGCAGACAGAGTGCCGGCGGCAATCCGTAGTGCACCCGCAGCCGGCGGCCCCTTGCCCGCCGCCCGGCGTGGTGGCGCCGGCCTGGCCGGGCCCGTACCCGCCGCCTGGCGTGGTGGCGCCGGCCTGGTCGTCTCCGTACGCGCCGCCCGGCGTGGTGGCGCCAGCCTGGCCGGGCCCGTACGCGCCGCCGGCCTGGCCGGGCCCGTACGCGCCGCCCGGCGCGGTGGCGCTGAGCCCGGCCGAGTGCGACACGTACCGCAGGCTGGTGCACGTGAACCCGGAGGCCGCGCACTGGTACATGGCGggcgcgctgggccgcgccatGGGCCCCGCCATGGGCCCCGCGCTGGGCGGGCCGCCGCACTTCCCATCCCCACCCCCGTTCGGATCTGTGCGAGCGCCGCCCGGTTTCAATATCTAG
- the LOC124638290 gene encoding uncharacterized protein LOC124638290, which produces MRGMRTKLHDINLAVGTTHYDVIVMTETWLNSSINDGEIFNTSYNIYRRDRASSSLGSKEGGGVLIAISKTIHSVRARHWESTAEDLWVKLKLNNGKQINVCGVYLPPPITQQQLDSFLDNATSTIDTTCEDVIILGDFNLGFINCHASEPNTSRTVPSNYSNSLGFSLIDFMSVNSLQQFNCIENSKKNVLDLVLSNLLICNVKKCESPLCRVDKYHPPLELYFPSVIIASLKPKQTSSFNFRGADYESINRRLLSFNWHELFDPILSVHEMVSIFYSRLNVVISELVPKRKRINSKYPQWYSKSLVNILNEKEKLRIRFNKYGNPRDEIEYRILSDRARTHIKDCYNKFLNGMENNIKFNPKAFWSFVKAKKSQSSTIPSEVKLNNSVASNGEGICNFFASHFSSTFTTCNGNNSQLVAGTHRFPQLTLCAIQFTEKDVLSKLLRLDVTKGPGPDGLPPIFFKKCARSLALPLTLIFNRSVAAIR; this is translated from the coding sequence atgaGAGGAATGCGAACCAAACTCCATGATATCAACTTAGCAGTTGGCACCACACATTATGATGTCATTGTTATGACTGAAACGTGGCTTAACAGCAGCATAAATGATGGTGAGATTTTCAACACATCATACAACATATACCGAAGAGACAGAGCTTCCAGTTCTCTCGGTTCCAAGGAGGGAGGAGGCGTACTGATTGCGATATCCAAAACAATTCACTCAGTTCGTGCTCGCCATTGGGAATCAACGGCAGAAGATCTATGggttaagttaaaattgaataatGGTAAGCAAATTAATGTCTGTGGCGTATATCTTCCACCACCAATAACCCAACAACAGCTGGACTCGTTCCTGGACAATGCAACGAGTACCATCGATACTACCTGTGAAGATGTAATTATACTGGGCGACTTCAACCTTGGATTCATAAACTGCCATGCCAGTGAACCTAACACATCGAGAACTGTACCTTCTAACTACAGTAACAGTCTGGGCTTCTCATTGATTGATTTTATGTCGGTAAACTCACTGCAACAGTTTAACTGTATAGAAAATTCTAAAAAGAATGTTTTAGATTTAGTTCTTTCTAATTTACTGAtttgtaatgtaaaaaaatgtgaatCTCCATTATGTAGAGTAGACAAATATCACCCACCTTTAGAATTATATTTCCCATCTGTGATAATAGCCTCCTTAAAACCTAAACAAACAAGTAGTTTTAACTTCCGTGGTGCAGACTATGAATCAATCAACAGAAGACTTCTTAGTTTTAATTGGCATGAGTTGTTTGATCCTATATTATCGGTCCATGAAATGGTGTCTATCTTTTATTCAAGACTAAATGTTGTAATCAGTGAACTCGTTCCTAAGCGCAAGCGTATTAACAGTAAATATCCACAGTGGTATTCTAAATCTCTAGTTAATATCTTAAATGAGAAGGAAAAGTTGAGGATTCGGTTTAACAAGTATGGCAACCCGAGAGATGAAATCGAATATAGAATTTTAAGCGACCGCGCTCGAACACATATTAAAGACTGTTACAATAAATTTCTGAATGGGATGGAAAACAACATTAAGTTTAATCCAAAAGCCTTCTGGTCGTTCGTTAAAGCTAAAAAGTCTCAGTCATCAACGATTCCATCAgaggtaaaattaaataactccGTAGCCAGTAATGGTGAAGGGATTTGTAACTTTTTTGCTTCTCATTTTTCCTCGACTTTCACCACATGTAATGGTAACAACAGTCAACTGGTTGCAGGTACACATAGGTTTCCTCAGCTAACATTGTGTGCAATTCAATTTACTGAAAAAGACGTTCTCAGTAAACTTCTGCGTTTGGATGTGACCAAAGGACCTGGACCTGATGGGCTAccacctatattttttaaaaaatgtgcTCGTAGTCTAGCGCTCCCActtacattaatatttaatagatCTGTAGCTGCAATACGTTAA